The following DNA comes from Triticum aestivum cultivar Chinese Spring chromosome 3D, IWGSC CS RefSeq v2.1, whole genome shotgun sequence.
AACTTGCTTTTCTAGATTTCACAACCTTTTTAACTCACTCTTTCTTTTTGTCTGAGCAGGTATGTGGATCAACATCAACCTCCTAGCTGTGTTGACTTATTGAAATGGTGCGAATACCCGCTGCAAAAAGTAGCAACCACATAAACGTGTGCACATAGTTTTATATGTACTTGAAAATACTTCACACAATTTTAAATAGTGGACCATGGCAATTCTGTATAGTATTTTTTTCATCTTTTTGGCACCCATCTGTGTGTTTGACATGTGACAGAAAGACTTGGCAGTTTTATGTTGTGGGTCATGGAAAAAAATTATGTGGCATTTTTTTCCATATATGTGTAACCTATATATAGGTGTGTTTAACATGCGTTGGAAGAATTTGTGGTAGGTTTAGTAAGTGAAAAAACATGACAACTTTATGTAGTATTTTTTGTTCTGCATATATGTCACTTGACTTTTTTTTCATGTAAGATGTTTTTTGTGTTGGTAAGGCAAGTTTAGCTGATTTTTAAGATATTTTTACTGTATATTGCATGGAAACTTTTGCTTTATGGACATGGTAACTAGTAATGTCGATCCACCATTAGTCTCGCCATCAGGATTTTAGATTAGGCCATAGCAATTTAGTAAGCTGTCATGGATAACACCGATGCATACTTTTATCCTCGGGGAGATTTAGATTCTTGAAAGTTTTAGATTTTTGTGCTATTTTGGGGGTCATCTGCAACTACCTAGCAAGGATCTATGCTATGGTCCTGCTCAACATTGAGAAGGTTGTGTTATTGTAGTTGGGATTGGGGTAGTTTTCTTGGGAAAGAAGAAGGTGGGGTTGGGAGTAGAGTTGTCCTGGCTAGGTTGCTCTCATGGCAATGTCCATCCTATCTACGCTTACGACTACTCACGCTCATGCACATCACGCTCTTGTTCTCGTATGATAGGGGAGAAGCGGGTTGACGCGCCAACATGGCATCATGGGATGGGTGAGCTCTATCACGTGTACGTTCACGCAGAACTCATGTACATTTATATTAGGTATGCCATTAATTACATTGCTCTAGACCATTGAGCATTTATTCTTTTGTTGCACATTCAGTAGCAACGGTTGTTCTAAATTTCATATCTAACGATCTTCAGATACCTCGCAAACTTGTTCAACTGATCAAGCAAAGGAAACTTTCTCTAGACATTTAGTCTTCGTGATTCTACTACTGTGGCTTGGGAATATTTGGAATGAGTGTAATAATTTCACCTTTAAGGGTAGAACTAAAGCATATTTGTGTCCTCTTTCTTATAGTCTCTCTTTGATGGAGTGGTGCTTGTTCATAACTATAATTGTTGGCGCCTGAGTCACCTTCAATCACCTTTCCATAGGAGTCCATGTGTTCAACTTCTTCCATGTTCGTCTGGTGGTGGCCCGTGCTGTTGTGCAACTTCAGTTCCGGTCAGCGATGGGGAAAGCCGATGGACGCGTGTGCAGGTTGGGTGCTACTCGTGGCATCTATGGAGATGGAAAGTGACATGTGTTGCTTACATGTATTTAATAAGGCTTTATTTTCATTTTTCGTCTTCTGTAAGCGTGGATTTCTTGGATAGTAAATCCGTAAGGAAGGGCAATAATCCAAGTAAAGGTGGTGTAGCGGACATGAATTTTCTGCTCCCGGGTGCACATGCACCCGGATGAACAATTACATGTAAACAaatagaaaaaacaaaacaaaactgtTTTTTGTGTGATAAATATTTATGAGTGTTTCACATGTGTGCACAAATTCGTGGTGGGGTATGGTAAATATAACAAAAAAGATGCTCCAAAtagattaattttgaagaaaaaaTGGAGCAATGATTTTGTTTATTTTGCCCACACATTCATGAAAGTCGTTTTGTAACGAAAATTTACACACGATCATAAAACTAATAAGCAATGTTTATTGCCAAAAAACAAAatcttgaagaaaaaaatgattttaTTGTTCATAGCAGGTGCATATGAACTCAGACGAGAATGACACTTTTGATGTGTAGCTTTCTATTTTGCACCTAGGGTTCCCTATATACATATTGTATCTCTTTTATATGTGTTAATATGGTACATTAGGAGACATTCATACTTTTTATagtgtaaaaaataaaataaaactaggCATTCCCTTTTTACATGAAACACCTCCAATTCCATCTATAGACACACTTGACTTGCCAGAAAACATAAAGAATACAATCTTCTCACTCGCTCAATACCTATATTTCATAATATAAACGATTCCATCCAATCTTCTCACATGCGAGAGCACTCTGCCTAGGGGTAAAAGTTGTGCCAGTTGGCGAATCATAAATCAGCTACTAGTAATCATGTACATGCAATGCACATTTTCCCTTGACTTCTTTGAAGATATCACCAAGCACAAATATGTCTTCACAACTCCCAAGTGTCTCGGCGTACATTGATGCAATGTTTAATCCTTTTGTAGCAGGGAATGAAGCTATCTTTGGAGTATTCCTCAAAAAATGCATTTAACAATCACTATATATTCATTCAAGCAGTAGCCCCGATTGTGTTCTCATTTTTGCAGGCAGACGCTATGGGACTGCGTCTTGCCGCTTCCATGGTCAAGGCTTGGGATGGaattttgtttctttctttcttgatTGTAGGACCTTGGCCGATGATGTGGAAGCAAGCAACTTACTTAACAATCCAGGACATTGGAAGATTAGGCCCATACTTGTGGATTTCTTCAACTTTGCTTCTTGCCCCAACTCTTTCAAGGTTTCACACATTTCTAGGACCCAAAATCTCCTTGCTCATTCTCTTGCCAAAAAGGCATAACTTTGCAGCAAAGTATCTAGATGTAATTTCAGGAAAGCCTTTGAAACTCGTACTTTTCCTTTGGAAAACTCCTCTCTCGGATGCTAAATAAATAAAGATGAGCCCTCTTTGAGGGGCATGGTTTGCCGCAAaaaatcatggctagctttattcagTCGTAAATAATGCTTACATCGTCAATGAGGATAGGCAGAAGGAATCCAGGAGGCTATTCCAACCACATAGTCGGGGGATCAATACTAGCCTGGTCAGTACGTGCAATGTCAAGTAGGTGATTAATGCAAACATTTATACTAGGTATCCTATTAAATGTGTGCTAAACATGTGCTCAATATTGGAGCAATCTAGGTTGTTGATTGCCAGAGATTGATGGCTGAGATTAGTTGGATCTCGGTTTTGGATCTTTTTATATTATATTTAGGCATGCTATTAATTACATTGCTCTCGAAGAGCTTTTGTTTGCATCCAGCAACAATTGTTGGTCTAAATTTAATATCCAATGGTCTCCGAATACCTTGCGGATTTCTATAATTGAGAAAACCAAGGTCACTTTCTGTCGATGTTTATTCTTGGAGATTGGAGCATAATAATCTCAACTTAAGGGTATTAGAGCCTTGTGGCAGGAGAAAAGAAAAACTAAGGCAGATTTGCTCAAGAGCATCCTCTTTATATTTCATCTATTGTCAACTCCTTGTAGCTTTCTGTTATGCTTCTAGGGCTTGTCGCAAATCTTCTAGATGTTTGAATGCAGCATAGTAGGAGAACCTCTCCTACTGTTTTTAgtgtcaaaaataaaataaaattagacGCTCCCATTTTTAGATGAAATAGTGCTTCCAATACCATCTACAGACATGGTTGACTTGCCAGCAAACATAAGGAAAACAGTCTTCTCACTTGCTCAATACTTATATTTGATAAAAACAAACAATGACTATATTTATTtgataatgataataataatataataaacGGTTTACCCAAAGTCGTTCTGACCAACTCAAAGTCTAGAGAGATATAAGCCAACGACAGCATGCACCAGCaaacgaagaactagagaacaaccACAAGACATCTGTGGTCCAGCTATAACGAATCGAACATGTCTAACAAAAATCCAACGCTAGAGAGCCATGACGAACGAGCTTAATCAGATGCGGTACGGGGCAAGCGGATCCTTGGACTCAAGCTGATCATGGTGCAGCCCCCACGCGTAGCTCTCCAGGGAGAAGGGGCGAAAGCTGCCTACATTCTCATCACCGTCTTCAGagacctccttctcctccttctccacgTCGCCGCCCTCTTCGCCGGCACCAgacagcggcagcagcggcgaGACGACGCTGTCCAGGGGCAGTGTGATCAGCACGGTGATGGACAGGCGGGCTGGCTCCCCGCCCTCTTCACCGTCGCTGCCGGGGGCAGGAGTGGGGCGAACCATGCCTCTCACTTTCTTCAGCTTGCCATTGCTCCACACCTAGAACGCATCACAAAAGAAGCACGACATCAAAAGGGGTGTTACTGCTACTGCAAAAAGACCTGATTAAAAAGTCACTTTTTCAGCAAAAATATATACATGATGATCCCTCTTTGTTTTCAAAAGACGTGGTCTTTGTGACTTTGTCTCTTTTTGTTATGTGGTTTTCAACCCAGCGTCAACCAATCATGCAGTGATGCAGACACACGGCTTAATTAGCTGACCCGGTTCAGGTTGAGTAGAGTGATGCAAAAAAGGacttagatttttttttgaaactaaaaaAAAGACATAGAATTTGATGGCAGTAGAACAATCTCTTCTCTCCTATCCCACATCCTTTGTTTTTGGTTTTGTTCATTTTTACTGGTTTTTTCCTTGAGAACCGGCTGAACTAGTACTGGCCCACCTCTTATTGGCTAAATCATGTTTTTTTGGCAAGTCAATAAGTATATACCAATATTGTATTTTTTAGTACTTAATCACATTAATAACAATAAAATGGCTGGCATGTGCATTGTATCAAGCAAAATGAAATAAATGCATATCTACTATTATGGCAAAATGCAAGTTGTAAAATCCGCGCGCCAATTTTCGCTCGCCAGCCGACAGCTGCATGGTGCCACACGTAATTTTTACCAACACGCGGGAAAAATAACGGCGGAAAAACCATTCACCAAAAAATTCGGCGACCAAATTGCGCGCGAATATGCATGTATGTTGGTTATTTGCTGCAAACCAAATGAAGACCAACTTTTTTCCCAATATTTTAGCAGGTTCTAGAGTTACAATCAAACAAGCTATATACTTGTCAAAATTTTGATCATGCCTTTAGTTTGGTTATATGCTaaacttttggtagggcgctcgatTCAAACATACCCTTATGAATGAAAAGGTTGTGCAATGCACTTGTGCTTATCCTTTGCTAAATATATTGTAGATGAAATGAACGATTTGCACGATTGTGTACACACTACACTACACATCTATATACTAATCTAATGCTATCATGATCAGACAAAAGCACTTCCCAGGGAATAAAAACTAAGTCAATAGAAATGGGTGTTGCAGCGATACCTGAGCAATGTCACCGATGGTGACCAGGAGTGCACCCTCGCTGGCGCCTACGGCCCTCCACTCGCCGCTGTCGTCCATCACCCAGCTCGACGCACCGGCTTCCTGCTCCCACTCGCAATGGAGTCCCAGGACGTACGGATACGCCTTTGCGTCACCGGCTGCCGGAGGCACCGCCGGCTCGCCGGAGCCGACCTTGGAGACCCACACCAGGCACCTCgccttccttcccccctcctccGCGAACGGCTTCTCCCCGAAACCCACCCCACCAGACCCAGAGAAAAGCCCCACCACCTGCATACCCACCTCCCTCATCAGCCGCGCgtac
Coding sequences within:
- the LOC123074944 gene encoding 2-oxoglutarate-dependent dioxygenase DAO is translated as MAYSPSTPSPGAAFAVGSFPGAISEDSVFPRPPPPTPKGHMPLPAIADAALTALFDRMVLSPPVPVLRLGAPSRLTIRSSAIPLVSLDSPDLASLRAAGDVGYFHLVGHGIPSQLPSSALAELSRVDASAMRASILSTLGFSAEAEGVDAGVEPVMVFDVDELGMDALPAALEYARLMREVGMQVVGLFSGSGGVGFGEKPFAEEGGRKARCLVWVSKVGSGEPAVPPAAGDAKAYPYVLGLHCEWEQEAGASSWVMDDSGEWRAVGASEGALLVTIGDIAQVWSNGKLKKVRGMVRPTPAPGSDGEEGGEPARLSITVLITLPLDSVVSPLLPLSGAGEEGGDVEKEEKEVSEDGDENVGSFRPFSLESYAWGLHHDQLESKDPLAPYRI